One window of the Archaeoglobus sulfaticallidus PM70-1 genome contains the following:
- a CDS encoding HIT family protein — translation MEFRKEVEVAKVLLNDKVEETVVEIRYDPLTLQTSRVIKKTPPFVVTHGFEEEVESTKSWCPFCPERIESMVARDPELLNGELLKRNEAVLFSNIVPYSRYSFVIRLTEAHYLDISEFKKEHFEDAFYLIKEVLSKLGDGKYYISIGMNYLKPAGSSIMHPHIQTLVSETSTDYFARMDWSALEFYEENNTDYWLALLQKEKELGERFAGETKKTGWISAFSPKGFYHFIGIPEEREFFEMSGEQISGICDGIIRILKFYKSKGLNSFNISMFLADRLGEHFRTNINIVARTPFDKYYWCDVYFPKMFHDESISYLIPEEYAKELSEFM, via the coding sequence ATGGAGTTTCGAAAAGAAGTGGAGGTTGCCAAAGTACTGCTGAATGATAAGGTGGAGGAAACGGTTGTGGAGATAAGGTACGATCCATTGACGCTACAGACATCGAGGGTGATAAAGAAAACTCCACCATTTGTCGTTACGCATGGTTTTGAGGAAGAGGTAGAGAGCACGAAAAGCTGGTGTCCCTTCTGTCCTGAGAGAATTGAATCCATGGTCGCAAGAGACCCTGAACTCCTCAATGGTGAATTGCTGAAAAGGAATGAGGCTGTTCTCTTCTCGAATATAGTGCCGTATTCCAGATACTCGTTCGTTATCAGGCTGACTGAAGCCCATTATCTCGACATATCAGAATTCAAAAAGGAGCATTTTGAGGATGCTTTTTATCTGATTAAAGAGGTACTCTCAAAGCTTGGGGATGGGAAGTACTACATCAGCATCGGTATGAACTACCTGAAACCCGCTGGGAGCAGCATAATGCACCCACATATCCAGACGCTCGTATCTGAAACCTCTACAGACTACTTCGCAAGGATGGACTGGAGTGCTTTGGAGTTTTATGAGGAGAATAATACTGATTACTGGCTTGCTTTACTGCAGAAAGAGAAAGAGCTTGGAGAGAGGTTTGCCGGAGAGACCAAGAAAACTGGATGGATCTCCGCATTCTCACCGAAAGGGTTCTACCACTTCATAGGAATTCCTGAGGAAAGGGAATTCTTTGAAATGTCTGGGGAGCAGATTTCTGGAATCTGCGATGGGATCATCAGGATACTGAAATTCTACAAGTCGAAGGGGCTGAACTCCTTCAATATATCGATGTTTCTTGCTGACAGACTCGGAGAACATTTCAGAACGAACATAAACATCGTCGCCAGAACACCTTTCGATAAGTACTACTGGTGTGATGTTTACTTCCCGAAGATGTTCCACGATGAGAGCATAAGCTACTTGATTCCAGAAGAGTACGCGAAAGAGCTTTCCGAATTCATGTAG
- the amrS gene encoding AmmeMemoRadiSam system radical SAM enzyme, translating into MIVESKLYKKEEKWVTCLTCMHRCRIKDGEWGRCRVRKNEDGILRVYNYGQTSAIALDPIEKKPLHNFKPASKVLSFGSVSCNFRCPHCQNYEIAFSDLTYPYLRELSPEDVLEMALTRKADGIAWTYNEPAIWHEFALDSSELVKREGLFVVYVSNGYMSRESIDQFEGILDAVNVDVKAFNENFYKKLCKARFERVLECVAYLVEKKIFVELTYLIIPGENDNEDELKRFSEWVYELDAGIPVHFSRFHPDFQILDKPATSIQTLERAYRIAKDAGLEYVYLGNVWGHKYESTYCPRCGYPVIQRQGFYIEKIDLDDSKCPKCGYEQNIIV; encoded by the coding sequence ATGATTGTAGAGTCTAAGCTTTACAAAAAGGAAGAGAAGTGGGTAACTTGTCTCACATGTATGCACAGGTGCAGGATTAAGGATGGTGAGTGGGGCAGGTGCAGGGTTAGAAAGAACGAAGATGGCATCCTGAGGGTTTACAATTACGGCCAAACATCTGCGATAGCCCTTGACCCTATCGAGAAAAAACCCCTTCACAACTTCAAGCCGGCGAGCAAAGTTTTATCATTTGGTTCAGTTAGCTGCAACTTCAGATGTCCACACTGCCAGAACTATGAAATCGCCTTCTCCGATCTAACCTACCCGTACCTGAGAGAACTCAGCCCGGAAGATGTTCTGGAAATGGCTCTGACAAGAAAGGCGGATGGCATCGCATGGACATACAACGAGCCAGCGATATGGCATGAGTTCGCTCTGGACTCGAGTGAACTTGTCAAGCGAGAGGGGCTGTTTGTTGTGTATGTCAGCAACGGATACATGAGCAGGGAGAGCATAGATCAGTTTGAGGGAATACTCGATGCGGTAAATGTTGATGTCAAGGCCTTCAACGAAAACTTCTACAAAAAACTCTGCAAGGCGAGATTTGAGAGGGTTCTTGAGTGTGTCGCCTACCTGGTCGAGAAGAAGATATTCGTTGAGCTGACATATCTGATAATTCCCGGAGAGAACGATAACGAGGATGAGCTGAAAAGATTCTCTGAATGGGTTTACGAGCTTGATGCGGGAATTCCTGTACACTTTTCGAGGTTCCATCCGGACTTTCAGATTCTTGATAAGCCTGCAACATCAATCCAGACTCTTGAGAGGGCTTACAGGATTGCTAAGGATGCGGGCCTGGAGTATGTGTATCTGGGAAATGTCTGGGGACACAAATACGAAAGCACATACTGTCCGAGATGTGGTTATCCTGTAATACAGCGACAAGGGTTCTATATCGAGAAAATCGATCTTGATGACAGTAAGTGTCCCAAATGTGGTTATGAACAGAACATAATCGTTTGA
- a CDS encoding tetrahydromethanopterin S-methyltransferase subunit H family protein produces MGVIGFDRIVLIGSIFYSRHRIVEDPVKGIFDENKAEQLINLQEEMEDKFNITGLLDVVSEGKEAIVKYMDFVADRTDKPFILDGYLEARIAGLKYASEVGLVDRIIYNSINTMNTADEIKALKEASVESAIIFCYDPAYTTPFRRLILLTEKGLLKRAEDIGIKNLLVDVVPTDIKSLGEVIETLLLIKTTYNYPAGCGPANVSYYLSDFLKEEIDTTTIVSSVNAVSHLFSDFLFYGPIERAEIAFGSAYIVEEVKEGLSSELHKLMVRT; encoded by the coding sequence ATGGGTGTTATTGGGTTCGATAGGATAGTGCTGATTGGGAGTATCTTCTATTCAAGGCATAGGATAGTTGAGGATCCGGTAAAGGGTATTTTTGATGAAAACAAGGCTGAACAGCTTATAAACCTTCAGGAGGAGATGGAGGATAAGTTCAACATTACTGGATTGCTGGATGTCGTATCAGAGGGCAAGGAGGCCATTGTCAAATATATGGATTTCGTTGCTGACAGGACAGATAAGCCGTTTATTCTGGATGGATATCTTGAGGCGAGAATCGCAGGACTGAAGTACGCGAGCGAGGTTGGACTGGTTGACAGAATCATATACAACTCCATAAACACGATGAACACTGCAGATGAGATTAAAGCCCTGAAGGAGGCTAGTGTTGAGAGTGCCATCATCTTCTGCTACGATCCAGCATACACAACCCCCTTCAGAAGGCTGATCCTTCTGACGGAGAAGGGGCTGCTGAAGAGGGCTGAAGATATTGGAATCAAGAATCTGCTGGTTGATGTAGTGCCGACGGATATAAAGAGCCTGGGAGAGGTAATCGAAACCCTGCTGCTGATAAAGACAACATACAACTATCCTGCCGGATGTGGCCCGGCGAATGTCTCGTACTATCTCTCGGACTTTCTCAAGGAGGAGATAGATACGACCACGATAGTTTCAAGCGTTAATGCGGTATCTCACCTTTTCAGCGATTTTCTGTTCTACGGGCCGATAGAAAGGGCTGAAATAGCATTTGGAAGTGCTTATATAGTTGAGGAGGTTAAAGAGGGTTTGAGCAGCGAACTGCACAAGCTGATGGTGAGAACATGA
- a CDS encoding DUF2193 domain-containing protein: MIEKVIDEAISAQKEIVNAIDRYRFSDFKLEHARDFVKSVERMKVSEGQSDEAFQLYRKSVLVHYEALVSLTDSITPFESAFLEWMQTPSTLQILYELDPSFRESVIEFAKMVDECDDILSLEAMRIVNGFYGVTSAKDFAAIPGSTYCIMAKIAERTSIDKNHKKAILSANSWGLTSYIFGNEFLRSFKEKKDFKLALEREKDLMKSMLLEPVKTQAEIMEQFGFRSFRPSDYFTKYMQNFRPVVEQAIDSVHLANIVMLPTHVGDIGHHIGWQYYYICRDEINMELLRVHLNLLQSNLIKAYENGVIKSVFDVTSTATAISALYLYKLLEDEGFTADMIVRLFTERFYNYIQRKQFERNVVNELHINDFLDFIHRGERLSRDKRMSFIEWDALNSSKVLNSPELYAFPFCAITTKFAALMKFADMPCLLAPEPVSIISLVNAVALNPEVDLVSKFCKGCATASLQPNKCLHCMLNQNIFI; this comes from the coding sequence ATGATTGAAAAAGTTATAGATGAAGCTATATCTGCCCAGAAGGAGATTGTAAACGCCATAGACAGATACAGATTCTCAGATTTTAAGCTTGAGCATGCGAGGGATTTTGTTAAATCCGTTGAAAGAATGAAGGTTAGTGAGGGACAGAGCGATGAAGCGTTTCAGCTCTACAGAAAGTCTGTTCTGGTTCACTACGAAGCTCTTGTTAGCCTTACGGACTCGATAACCCCGTTTGAATCGGCATTTCTCGAGTGGATGCAGACGCCATCAACACTCCAGATACTGTACGAGCTTGATCCCTCTTTCAGAGAATCCGTAATCGAGTTCGCGAAGATGGTGGATGAATGCGATGATATACTCTCGCTCGAGGCCATGAGGATTGTCAACGGGTTCTATGGGGTAACATCGGCAAAAGACTTTGCAGCGATTCCAGGCTCTACATACTGCATCATGGCGAAAATAGCTGAGAGGACCAGCATAGACAAGAATCACAAGAAGGCAATCCTGTCTGCTAACTCATGGGGCCTGACATCGTACATTTTCGGAAACGAATTTTTAAGGAGCTTTAAGGAAAAGAAGGACTTCAAACTCGCGCTGGAAAGGGAAAAAGACCTGATGAAAAGCATGCTTCTGGAACCTGTGAAAACTCAGGCTGAGATTATGGAGCAGTTTGGCTTCAGATCCTTCAGACCATCGGATTATTTCACGAAGTACATGCAGAACTTCAGGCCAGTTGTTGAACAGGCCATTGACAGTGTCCATCTGGCAAATATTGTTATGCTGCCCACACATGTTGGAGATATCGGACACCACATCGGATGGCAGTACTACTACATATGCCGTGATGAGATCAACATGGAGTTGCTGAGAGTACATCTGAACCTCCTGCAATCGAATCTGATTAAAGCTTACGAGAATGGAGTGATAAAGTCCGTGTTCGATGTTACATCGACAGCAACGGCAATCTCGGCTTTGTACCTCTACAAACTGCTTGAGGACGAGGGCTTTACAGCAGACATGATCGTGAGGTTATTTACCGAGAGATTCTACAACTACATTCAGCGAAAACAGTTCGAAAGAAATGTGGTGAATGAACTTCACATAAACGACTTCTTGGACTTCATACACAGAGGAGAGAGGCTGAGCAGGGATAAGAGGATGAGCTTTATCGAGTGGGATGCTCTCAACAGCTCAAAGGTCCTGAACTCTCCAGAACTTTATGCATTCCCGTTCTGTGCAATAACAACCAAGTTCGCCGCGTTGATGAAGTTTGCAGATATGCCGTGCCTGTTAGCTCCAGAGCCTGTTAGTATAATCTCGCTTGTGAATGCAGTGGCACTGAATCCGGAAGTTGATCTCGTCTCAAAATTCTGCAAGGGATGTGCGACTGCATCACTTCAGCCTAACAAGTGTCTGCACTGCATGCTGAACCAAAACATATTTATTTGA
- a CDS encoding ribbon-helix-helix protein, CopG family: MVERLSISIDDSTKKKLETLKRKREKNTSELIRDLIDFGYELAKSEVDMETIKVWIDYLAKRQHMILDIEHWRVIFSEIEKIEDHNFWGHMEEIGLSHSFQYKMKGLDSIEKILRYVEKANWYEIKEEGDGVYTLILNDPKIKRFVKVFLEKVFEGQGIKARINEGFGKLIICSG; this comes from the coding sequence GTGGTCGAAAGACTGAGCATATCAATAGACGACTCAACAAAGAAAAAACTTGAGACTCTGAAGAGGAAGCGGGAAAAGAATACCAGTGAACTGATAAGAGACCTGATAGACTTTGGATATGAGCTTGCCAAGTCAGAGGTGGATATGGAGACGATAAAGGTATGGATAGACTATCTTGCTAAGAGGCAGCATATGATTCTGGATATTGAGCACTGGAGGGTTATTTTTTCTGAGATTGAGAAGATTGAGGATCATAATTTCTGGGGGCATATGGAGGAGATCGGGTTAAGTCATTCTTTCCAGTACAAGATGAAAGGGTTAGACAGCATAGAGAAGATACTGAGGTATGTGGAGAAGGCTAACTGGTATGAGATAAAGGAAGAAGGAGATGGAGTATATACGCTGATTCTTAACGATCCTAAAATTAAAAGGTTTGTGAAGGTGTTTCTGGAGAAGGTTTTCGAGGGGCAGGGGATTAAGGCGAGGATTAATGAGGGGTTTGGGAAGTTGATAATCTGCTCCGGCTAA
- the acs gene encoding acetate--CoA ligase codes for MKETQETIASLLQEGRTFYPPEELVENSNVKRFMDEHDIPTYDELLRKAQNIEWFWSEMAREVSIEWYEPYTQVLEWNPPYAKWFINAKYNIVHDALDKQAKLRKNKLAYIWEGEPGDIRKLTYHDLYREVNRFANALKDLGIRKGDRVTIWLPMIPELPIAMLACAKIGAIHSVVFSGFSEKALLDRIQDAEAKLLITADGFYRGGKVIELKSRADQILDQTTIENVIVYDRTNINPPMKEGRDHWWQDVLGSRKCETEIMDANDTLFILYTSGTTGKPKGVIHAHGGYAVGTASTLHFIFDIKEDDIWWCSADIGWITGHSYIVYAPLILGATSVMYEGAPTHPTPARWWEIIERYGVTVFYTAPTAIRMFMRLGEKYPQNHDLSTLRLLGTVGEPINPEAWVWYYKYIGNEQCQIMDTWWQTETGMQMISPLPITPLKPGSATKPFPGIDADVFDPEGNSLHGRNAGGYLVIKKPWPAMLRGLWRAEERYINTYWSAYPNIYFTGDAARVDSEGYFWIQGRLDDVLNVSGHRIGNSEVESALVSHPAVSEAAVVGKPHEVKGEAIVAFVVLKSGIEPSEQLIDDLKQHVAKEIGKIARPDEIYFVPDLPKTRSGKIMRRVCRAVMLGKDPGDITTLANPEAVDFVRKAASGEVYFG; via the coding sequence ATGAAAGAAACCCAGGAAACAATAGCCAGCCTGCTTCAGGAGGGTAGAACCTTCTACCCTCCTGAAGAACTTGTAGAAAACTCTAATGTAAAGAGGTTCATGGACGAACACGACATCCCCACCTACGACGAACTCCTCAGGAAAGCACAGAACATTGAGTGGTTCTGGAGCGAGATGGCCAGAGAGGTCAGCATCGAATGGTATGAGCCCTACACCCAAGTCCTGGAGTGGAACCCTCCATACGCAAAGTGGTTCATCAACGCCAAGTACAACATCGTGCACGATGCCCTTGACAAGCAGGCGAAGCTCAGAAAAAACAAGCTGGCATACATCTGGGAGGGCGAGCCCGGGGACATAAGAAAGCTAACCTACCACGACCTCTACAGAGAGGTCAACAGGTTCGCAAACGCCCTCAAAGATCTGGGTATTCGCAAGGGAGACAGAGTGACGATCTGGCTCCCCATGATCCCCGAGCTGCCAATAGCAATGCTGGCATGCGCTAAAATCGGAGCGATCCACTCTGTAGTCTTCTCGGGTTTCAGCGAGAAGGCACTCCTCGACAGAATACAGGATGCAGAGGCCAAGCTCCTGATCACAGCAGACGGCTTCTACAGAGGTGGCAAGGTAATCGAGCTGAAGAGCAGAGCAGACCAAATCCTCGATCAAACAACAATCGAGAATGTCATCGTCTACGACAGAACCAACATCAACCCGCCAATGAAAGAAGGAAGAGACCACTGGTGGCAGGATGTACTTGGCTCGAGAAAGTGCGAAACAGAGATTATGGACGCAAACGACACCCTCTTCATCCTCTACACCTCTGGCACGACAGGAAAGCCCAAAGGTGTTATCCACGCACATGGAGGCTATGCCGTTGGAACCGCATCAACCCTACACTTCATCTTCGATATCAAAGAAGATGATATCTGGTGGTGCTCAGCAGACATAGGCTGGATCACCGGGCACAGCTACATCGTTTATGCCCCCCTGATTCTGGGAGCAACCTCCGTTATGTACGAAGGCGCCCCCACTCACCCAACCCCGGCAAGATGGTGGGAAATAATAGAGCGGTATGGTGTCACAGTGTTCTACACAGCCCCAACAGCCATCAGGATGTTCATGCGTTTGGGCGAGAAGTATCCACAAAACCACGACCTCTCAACCCTCAGACTGCTCGGCACTGTTGGAGAGCCAATAAACCCCGAAGCCTGGGTCTGGTACTACAAGTACATTGGCAACGAGCAGTGTCAGATAATGGACACATGGTGGCAGACCGAAACCGGCATGCAGATGATCTCCCCATTACCAATAACTCCTCTCAAGCCAGGATCGGCAACCAAGCCCTTCCCGGGAATAGATGCAGATGTCTTCGATCCTGAAGGAAACTCCCTCCACGGCAGGAATGCTGGTGGGTACCTCGTGATAAAGAAGCCATGGCCGGCTATGCTTCGCGGTTTATGGAGGGCTGAGGAGCGTTACATCAACACCTACTGGAGCGCCTATCCAAACATCTACTTCACGGGAGATGCTGCAAGAGTCGATAGCGAGGGTTACTTCTGGATACAGGGCAGGCTCGATGATGTCCTGAATGTTTCCGGCCACAGGATAGGCAACTCTGAAGTGGAGTCAGCCCTTGTTAGCCATCCTGCAGTCAGCGAGGCTGCGGTTGTCGGCAAACCCCATGAGGTTAAGGGAGAAGCCATAGTGGCTTTCGTTGTCCTGAAGTCAGGCATCGAGCCAAGCGAACAACTCATTGACGACCTCAAGCAGCATGTCGCCAAGGAGATAGGCAAGATAGCAAGGCCCGATGAGATCTACTTCGTCCCGGACCTCCCCAAAACAAGAAGCGGCAAGATCATGCGGAGAGTCTGCAGAGCAGTAATGCTCGGCAAGGATCCCGGAGACATAACAACCCTCGCCAATCCAGAGGCTGTTGACTTTGTAAGAAAGGCTGCAAGCGGTGAGGTGTATTTTGGTTAG
- a CDS encoding DUF4212 domain-containing protein: protein MMEEVSDLSERYWKRLKKITIIWMLAWTFPAILLHIPVEFMRRIYFNGIPMHWFNAAFLAIVIGIALIFLYAYVMDRTDRELLGR, encoded by the coding sequence ATGATGGAGGAAGTTTCAGATCTGAGTGAGAGGTACTGGAAGAGGTTGAAGAAGATAACCATAATATGGATGCTAGCGTGGACATTTCCGGCGATTCTGCTGCACATCCCGGTGGAGTTTATGCGGAGGATTTACTTCAACGGGATACCGATGCACTGGTTCAACGCGGCTTTTCTGGCTATAGTCATTGGTATCGCACTGATCTTCCTGTATGCGTATGTGATGGATCGTACCGACAGGGAACTCCTAGGAAGGTGA
- a CDS encoding VC_2705 family sodium/solute symporter, with the protein MEFGGKNAIIAFLMIYFAIVAGVALTGNTFTASAIAVFGSLFIYVIVALLMRTQATKDFYVAGRSIGSLPIGSSIASNWMSGASFVSMAGAIAVLGYDSMPYIIGWTLGYCIAAFMIAPFIRKSNTYTVPEFVETRASNWSIARVIAVVMLFIVSFTYLVAQLVATGVIIGRFLGMPAVVGAFLGSAIVILFAGTGGWRSVVWVQVTQYWILITAYWIAFLTAAYIAGIFKPWPHFGYGDLLNQLEANEIAHGLNAFTEPFTKAFGGGTGQINWIFSAICLMLGTVGLPHVLSQFYLVRNVRTARYGVGWGLTFIALLYLTAPVYAILARYAFSSAWGMPIDQVKQLGWVQKWLPTGLIHITDLNKDGILQPVELSFHKDIVVVGMPDMFGLPWFFATIVAIGGLAAALSTANGLLMVMTVGATRDIYKRFINPNVSERREIWVGRVMLVVLAVISGLAGARALQDPTFSKYVALLVGWAFVFATASFTPVIILGIFWKGLNRYGIVAGMVAGMGIALPYVLGVGLFGLEPITIFGGKIGTLAWGIIAFFANLIVSVIVSLATNAEKANPPETIQFVEELKTPE; encoded by the coding sequence ATGGAATTTGGAGGTAAGAATGCGATTATAGCCTTCCTGATGATTTACTTCGCAATTGTGGCTGGAGTTGCCCTTACAGGCAACACATTCACAGCTTCAGCCATCGCAGTTTTCGGCTCTCTGTTCATATATGTCATCGTTGCATTGCTGATGAGAACTCAAGCTACAAAGGACTTCTATGTTGCAGGAAGATCCATAGGGTCTTTACCAATAGGCTCATCCATAGCGTCCAACTGGATGAGTGGCGCATCCTTCGTCAGCATGGCTGGGGCGATAGCTGTCTTGGGTTACGACAGCATGCCATACATAATCGGCTGGACACTTGGATACTGCATCGCCGCATTCATGATCGCTCCATTCATAAGGAAGTCAAACACCTATACCGTTCCGGAATTTGTCGAAACCAGGGCATCGAACTGGTCGATAGCGAGGGTTATAGCCGTCGTTATGCTCTTCATAGTCTCGTTTACATACCTCGTTGCCCAGCTCGTTGCGACTGGTGTTATTATCGGCAGGTTCCTCGGAATGCCGGCGGTTGTCGGAGCTTTCCTTGGGTCTGCAATAGTCATACTCTTCGCCGGAACCGGTGGATGGAGGAGCGTTGTCTGGGTTCAGGTCACGCAGTACTGGATCCTCATAACGGCTTACTGGATAGCATTCCTGACCGCAGCCTACATAGCGGGTATATTCAAGCCATGGCCTCACTTCGGATATGGTGATCTTCTGAATCAGCTTGAGGCGAATGAAATAGCTCACGGATTAAATGCGTTTACCGAGCCATTCACAAAGGCGTTTGGTGGTGGAACTGGACAGATAAACTGGATTTTCTCGGCAATTTGCCTGATGCTCGGAACGGTTGGCTTACCGCATGTTCTCTCTCAGTTCTACCTCGTCAGGAATGTCAGAACGGCGAGATATGGTGTTGGATGGGGTCTCACATTCATAGCCCTGCTGTACCTGACTGCTCCAGTTTATGCCATACTCGCGAGATATGCTTTCTCCTCAGCATGGGGAATGCCTATCGATCAGGTCAAGCAGCTCGGATGGGTCCAGAAGTGGCTTCCGACAGGATTGATACACATAACCGATCTCAATAAGGATGGGATACTTCAGCCGGTTGAGCTATCTTTCCACAAGGACATAGTTGTCGTTGGAATGCCCGACATGTTTGGCTTGCCGTGGTTCTTTGCAACGATAGTTGCTATCGGAGGGCTTGCGGCAGCTTTAAGCACTGCAAACGGTCTGCTGATGGTCATGACCGTTGGAGCAACAAGAGACATCTACAAACGATTTATAAATCCGAATGTCAGTGAGCGGAGGGAGATATGGGTTGGAAGGGTGATGCTTGTCGTTCTTGCAGTAATCTCCGGGCTGGCAGGAGCCAGAGCACTGCAGGACCCAACATTCTCGAAGTATGTCGCCTTGCTGGTTGGATGGGCGTTCGTGTTTGCAACAGCCTCATTCACACCGGTAATTATACTGGGAATATTCTGGAAGGGCCTGAACAGGTACGGCATAGTGGCTGGAATGGTTGCCGGAATGGGCATAGCCCTGCCGTATGTGCTTGGAGTTGGCCTGTTCGGGCTTGAGCCAATAACCATTTTCGGAGGCAAGATAGGAACGCTCGCGTGGGGAATAATCGCGTTCTTCGCGAACCTGATCGTTTCGGTGATAGTCTCGCTGGCAACGAATGCCGAGAAGGCAAACCCGCCGGAGACAATACAGTTCGTGGAGGAGCTGAAGACTCCAGAATAA
- a CDS encoding CBS domain-containing protein, whose product MAQRKVRDFIRKKLVHVTPETKLRDCAKIMYKENVSSVVVLKNNKPLGIVTDSDLRRLIAENFNFGESVGSFIRMKKGLVAVDADDDVHEALSRMLEHGIKHTVVLDNGLPSGVITIGDIAYSFSPFYIYYTIKLRRAKSKEEVREILESFKAGIKDFSMELFDKPDTSPKFIFTTISYVTDTAVRVLADLLGVPENIVYAVTGSWGRREQYLLTDRDTISIYRLDGEGVDELIDEMVYREFIEDLEDCMDEVGFPPCPHGYTSRNYSYSFEDMQKVILKCCKNPEENAVFISILADARALIGDEELLVSLKRLMFENLRKNRFLVANSLMYKPAITLFGQAAKEFDIKARGIAPVEYPVRALAVVNGIYEVNTELRIRSLADNGIIPRDLAHELIMAYNILLAQKIKVQNEGRNEVLLSSLPEIERKMVENAMKIVRRFQVYVERNYV is encoded by the coding sequence ATGGCTCAGAGGAAAGTCAGGGACTTCATCAGAAAAAAGCTCGTTCATGTGACTCCAGAGACTAAGCTCAGGGACTGTGCGAAGATAATGTATAAAGAAAATGTTTCCTCTGTTGTTGTTCTAAAAAATAACAAGCCTCTGGGAATTGTTACGGACTCAGATCTGAGGAGGCTGATAGCTGAGAACTTTAATTTTGGTGAAAGTGTGGGTTCTTTCATAAGGATGAAAAAAGGACTGGTGGCTGTTGATGCAGATGATGATGTTCATGAGGCACTATCAAGAATGCTCGAGCATGGGATAAAGCACACGGTCGTTCTGGATAATGGTTTACCATCGGGTGTTATAACCATAGGTGATATTGCCTACAGCTTCAGCCCGTTTTACATATACTATACTATAAAGCTGAGGAGGGCGAAGAGCAAGGAGGAGGTAAGAGAAATTCTTGAGAGCTTTAAGGCTGGAATAAAGGACTTCTCGATGGAGTTGTTTGATAAGCCCGATACAAGCCCGAAATTCATTTTCACGACGATAAGTTATGTTACGGATACGGCAGTAAGGGTTCTGGCAGATTTGCTCGGCGTGCCTGAGAACATCGTTTATGCTGTAACTGGAAGCTGGGGACGGAGAGAGCAGTATCTTCTCACTGATAGGGATACGATCTCGATCTACAGGCTTGATGGGGAGGGAGTTGATGAGCTAATCGATGAGATGGTTTACAGGGAGTTCATAGAGGATCTTGAAGACTGCATGGACGAGGTTGGCTTTCCTCCATGCCCTCACGGCTATACATCGAGGAACTACAGCTACAGCTTCGAGGATATGCAGAAAGTAATTCTGAAATGCTGCAAAAACCCTGAGGAGAACGCGGTTTTCATATCCATTCTGGCTGATGCAAGGGCTTTGATCGGTGATGAGGAGCTTCTTGTGAGCCTGAAAAGATTGATGTTTGAAAATCTAAGGAAGAACAGGTTTCTTGTGGCTAATTCTTTAATGTACAAACCGGCCATAACGTTGTTCGGTCAGGCAGCAAAAGAGTTCGATATCAAGGCAAGAGGCATAGCTCCGGTGGAGTATCCCGTTAGGGCTCTGGCGGTTGTTAATGGAATATACGAAGTAAACACCGAGCTTAGAATAAGATCTCTGGCAGATAATGGGATAATTCCAAGGGATCTGGCCCATGAGCTGATCATGGCATACAACATCCTTCTTGCTCAGAAAATAAAGGTTCAGAATGAGGGCAGGAATGAGGTCTTGCTGTCCAGCCTGCCGGAAATAGAGAGGAAGATGGTTGAGAATGCGATGAAAATAGTCAGGAGATTTCAGGTCTATGTTGAAAGGAACTATGTATGA